One window of Pseudomonas sp. FP198 genomic DNA carries:
- a CDS encoding iron-containing redox enzyme family protein produces the protein MSDLQKQLFLANRACIKQLKPLESHILAFERDWIESTIDKTRTANPPTDLATLRKQLAELVEIDRSEVPPSAVYVSEHMNLEEFKILVQEFALDGLTEAQVFYHLMPRLSLAAQMPMLRMMIDEFGSGNLKRSHTTLYIDLLNELQMPTDLAFYIDVNAPAGFSFPNMFCWLTMRADDPSYFAGVITYFETVVPFFFECYTSICSRLQIKAHTYYSEHVHIDVFHAIEGQRLLKAMDVAGDLDPVKAWEGICMGRDITNAAFDAAVDKARRQKHFDKERMIERAI, from the coding sequence ATGAGCGACCTGCAGAAACAACTGTTCCTGGCAAATCGCGCCTGCATCAAGCAGCTCAAGCCATTGGAAAGCCATATCCTGGCCTTCGAGCGTGACTGGATCGAGTCGACCATCGACAAGACGCGGACCGCCAATCCGCCGACTGATCTCGCCACGTTACGCAAGCAACTGGCTGAACTGGTGGAGATCGACCGCAGCGAGGTGCCGCCCAGCGCGGTGTATGTCAGCGAGCATATGAACCTTGAGGAATTCAAGATCCTGGTGCAGGAATTCGCCCTGGATGGCTTGACCGAGGCGCAGGTCTTTTACCACCTCATGCCCCGTCTCAGCCTGGCCGCGCAAATGCCGATGTTACGCATGATGATCGACGAGTTCGGGTCCGGTAACCTCAAGCGGTCCCACACCACGTTGTATATCGATCTGCTCAATGAGTTGCAGATGCCCACTGACCTGGCCTTCTATATCGACGTCAACGCGCCGGCCGGTTTCTCGTTTCCCAACATGTTCTGCTGGTTGACGATGAGGGCGGATGATCCGTCGTACTTCGCCGGCGTCATCACCTACTTCGAAACCGTCGTGCCATTCTTTTTTGAATGCTACACGTCGATCTGCTCGCGGTTGCAGATCAAAGCCCACACCTACTATTCCGAGCATGTCCATATTGATGTTTTCCACGCCATTGAAGGCCAGCGGTTGCTCAAAGCGATGGACGTGGCGGGCGACCTCGATCCTGTCAAGGCGTGGGAGGGCATCTGCATGGGACGTGACATCACTAACGCCGCGTTTGATGCGGCCGTCGATAAGGCCAGGCGCCAAAAACACTTCGACAAGGAGCGCATGATTGAGCGAGCCATCTGA
- a CDS encoding Rieske 2Fe-2S domain-containing protein has protein sequence MSEPSEFYRPGTFAVVIDDQHFEVPHTCPHRAGWLEHGVINQQRKSITCPLHFSVFSLETGEQLSGPPCGRLEVKRLS, from the coding sequence TTGAGCGAGCCATCTGAATTCTATCGTCCGGGCACGTTCGCCGTCGTAATCGACGATCAGCACTTTGAAGTGCCGCATACTTGCCCACACCGCGCCGGATGGCTGGAGCACGGGGTGATCAATCAGCAGCGTAAAAGCATCACCTGCCCCTTGCACTTTTCGGTGTTCAGCCTGGAAACGGGCGAGCAACTCAGTGGACCGCCTTGTGGGCGCCTTGAGGTGAAGCGCTTGAGTTAG
- a CDS encoding pyocin S6 family toxin immunity protein, with protein sequence MYLSISGFLPDGEEDDSLQFDLDLDESFNGQIVQLLGHGSLNAMAEGEWLLTNEQVTEISKIIGVPLPTNLDLFIGVLA encoded by the coding sequence ATGTACCTATCTATCAGTGGATTCTTACCGGACGGGGAAGAAGATGATTCGCTTCAATTCGATCTCGATTTGGATGAATCCTTCAATGGTCAAATCGTGCAGCTTTTAGGCCATGGAAGTCTTAACGCAATGGCTGAAGGGGAATGGCTGCTGACGAATGAACAGGTCACAGAAATTTCTAAAATTATCGGCGTACCTCTCCCAACAAATCTGGATTTGTTTATTGGTGTCCTAGCCTAG
- a CDS encoding colicin E3/pyocin S6 family cytotoxin: protein MRLIRWGEKSFESTVAADVAALTVESALMNGLTVYGPDQYRIHSRVHGGIDIVKAVRNGDLLLVSMAFVGSGAGSMPRHKPEPEPVRRPPERWPQPKPREDLVFAKSCSAENWCNTGAGTTREPASNFGRIMVAGAMLMPSASTAIASALGADLALGRIAGGGIMQQRLTWALRGAGGPASVFVLGMLPAKMNDGTLYTDDQLRRLSHATTRVRFQLRRDAEGVLQVYGIHSGPSGDDSVRTVQVTWNAGQTAMEAKLNDVTLIWTPQETPHGSLPPLTYPEDIGKQLDTIFVHPIAEDVDSQIGGLPGEDITAEDWILVFPADTGLKSLYVVFTRPFGGDHSYHPAPKLLAAFPDARHVRFKSRVQGGGSSRRRWKDKKGRIYEWDSENGRVELYNKQGEHLGEYNADTGAQTKPAKPGRKVEK, encoded by the coding sequence ATGCGCTTGATAAGGTGGGGGGAAAAAAGCTTTGAGTCGACCGTGGCTGCCGATGTTGCCGCGCTTACGGTCGAGAGCGCGCTGATGAACGGCCTCACCGTCTATGGGCCGGATCAGTATCGAATACACTCGAGAGTCCACGGAGGCATCGATATCGTCAAGGCCGTCAGGAACGGCGACTTGTTATTGGTGAGCATGGCGTTCGTCGGCTCGGGCGCTGGTTCGATGCCGCGCCACAAACCGGAGCCTGAACCGGTTCGCAGGCCCCCGGAACGATGGCCGCAGCCCAAGCCACGCGAAGACCTGGTGTTTGCCAAATCCTGCAGCGCGGAAAACTGGTGCAACACAGGCGCCGGCACCACCCGCGAACCGGCCTCGAATTTCGGCCGGATCATGGTGGCGGGCGCCATGCTCATGCCCTCGGCGAGTACCGCCATTGCCTCGGCCCTCGGCGCTGACCTGGCGCTGGGCCGCATCGCTGGCGGCGGGATCATGCAACAGCGCCTGACCTGGGCGCTACGCGGTGCCGGCGGCCCAGCCAGCGTCTTCGTCCTGGGCATGCTCCCGGCGAAGATGAACGACGGCACGCTGTACACCGATGACCAGCTACGCCGCCTGAGCCACGCCACCACCCGCGTGCGCTTCCAATTACGCCGCGATGCCGAAGGCGTGCTCCAGGTATATGGCATCCACAGCGGCCCGTCCGGCGACGACTCGGTGCGCACCGTACAGGTGACCTGGAACGCCGGCCAGACCGCCATGGAAGCCAAGCTCAACGACGTCACCCTTATCTGGACACCCCAGGAGACCCCGCATGGCTCGCTTCCGCCGCTGACCTATCCGGAGGATATTGGCAAACAGCTGGACACGATCTTCGTCCATCCGATAGCGGAGGATGTCGACAGCCAGATTGGTGGGTTGCCCGGTGAAGACATCACGGCCGAAGACTGGATTCTGGTATTTCCGGCGGATACGGGGCTGAAGTCGCTTTATGTAGTGTTTACCCGGCCCTTTGGTGGGGATCATAGTTATCATCCTGCTCCAAAATTGCTGGCTGCGTTTCCTGATGCACGTCATGTCCGGTTCAAATCACGGGTGCAAGGTGGCGGCAGCTCTCGCAGGCGTTGGAAAGATAAGAAGGGGCGTATCTACGAATGGGATTCTGAAAACGGTAGAGTGGAACTGTACAACAAGCAGGGCGAGCATTTGGGGGAGTACAACGCCGATACCGGCGCGCAAACCAAACCGGCCAAACCCGGCCGCAAAGTAGAGAAATAG
- a CDS encoding DUF488 domain-containing protein, protein MIRCKRAYETASAEDGVRVLVDRLWPRNCRKDALAIADWLPEVGPSHELRKAFKAGTLSFAEFSAAYRGQLAARPEHWWKLVDVARCGTLTLVYAAKSTVENNAVVLAQWLEDEVEKQADSSSPVCYLGEFPEF, encoded by the coding sequence ATGATCCGATGCAAGCGCGCCTACGAAACCGCCAGCGCCGAGGACGGCGTGCGGGTTTTGGTGGACCGCTTGTGGCCACGTAATTGTCGCAAGGACGCATTGGCAATTGCTGACTGGCTGCCGGAGGTGGGGCCTTCGCATGAGTTACGCAAGGCGTTCAAAGCGGGGACGCTTTCATTTGCCGAGTTCAGCGCGGCCTATCGGGGTCAGCTGGCGGCGCGGCCAGAACACTGGTGGAAACTGGTAGATGTTGCGCGGTGTGGGACGTTGACGTTGGTGTATGCGGCCAAGTCGACGGTTGAGAACAATGCGGTGGTGTTGGCGCAGTGGCTGGAGGATGAGGTGGAGAAGCAGGCGGATTCGAGTTCGCCGGTTTGTTATCTGGGGGAGTTTCCGGAGTTTTGA
- a CDS encoding filamentous hemagglutinin N-terminal domain-containing protein, with protein sequence MNRVYRVVWNAVMGAWQVASELVKSHGKDKSRTSLSLVIGVGGGLFASVAAAGALPTGGNIVAGNGSIQQNGNNMSIHQGSDKLAIDWQGFSIGKGNTVEFVQPGKASVALNRVLGSDVSVIQGALKANGQVFLVNPNGVLFTPGAQVDVGGLVASTLNLSTEDFLAGNYRFSGNSAASVVNQGNINTAQGGTIALIAAKIVNEGNITAHKGNVLLGAGSVVTLDLGGPVQLEVKEGALQALIENGGAIRADAGRILLTARAAETLASTVINNTGLIEARSLDIGENGLVTLMGDHGDVQVAGRIDVSSDTAKGGKIVVTGERVAIKAGAELDATGAKGGGEINVGGSWQGKDPSIKQASQTTIAAGAVLDASATDNGKGGTVVAWSDVKKPGSVTRVDGTLKATGGAKGGDGGKIETSGAKLAVSKAADASAKNGKGGLWLLDPDSVTVGPGDGGLTGGANGTEATVGFNAIDTALAGGTDVAIKADNSIHWNGDYTPSSISGERTLTLQSGHNDGGTGRYVFGNIFLNGDIDASGAGNGNSLALILNGKVALNTDVSLKSNGGNVVFAGVVDSDAVANNRQLRVDAGSGSIIFSDMVGGNSALGALYATTSGAGKTYINGAKAFTIGEQVYTGAVELGTSQFLNADFENGLVGWQTSIAQFFTGVTVVDGVVSPDDPTLPTTSPTNGNAPSVSPGDQGDMNYKPLTPVAAAGQGKDGGAALLLGTENNSNCLNAPAGCIMRGPSVVSEGTVSLAAGEAVSFDYKPVAGGDTYDVFGYLLNVNTGEYQIILNETGNGTGAVNWQTRTATADRAGTYKFVFVSGSFDQTAGKQVGGSLYVDNIKTNTSGSKGLQGSSITFNGSLNSTDNNLAIKADDINFNGGVGSVTGNGSIALETNTPSKNIAVGGSTGDAPGALELTGTDIGALSDGFTSVKIGGADMTGDINVIEQTRFNDSLVLDAGTGNIHINDQLTVADAPGTGNDDNKPAPVLALQSNGGKIDQTAGGAITADGLVLLGNGAVHDLDNAGNDVNTIASNTGTVSFADVDDLTVGVVTIPDSQTPANPQGVPVAGMTQTGDLNLVSDTLTVGQALVTQGDTSLSADEIDLAASVAGGGSLTLQQKTDGLDIHLGGSDDPEVTGPNDPLVLSDADLANIQDGFDKVVIGNDKTRNITVDDEGATFKDDLALVANGVLDLLGNLALKDPEGTDEDGATGKGLTLSVDAGKGATQATGATITADELALRGEGDFNLGKGGHDVSVIAADVGSLKFAGNGDLTVGVVDGTVGITSDEAVTLKTDHDLTLAKGITIENGPRDDANNGETRADDIITLEVGGNTTQSSDVGAKLDASGLVLLGGNYALNNSGNVIGDIASEAGKVRFDNNGDLKVGTLTATHADGTQTSLTGVNNTGDVSIGTQGNLAINEGLATSGNVFLNVAGKTTQDGNGNITADGLALNGGDFELRNNGNVVGDIASEAGKVAFNNTGNLKVGTLTETDGSGNVVKTTTGVNNTGDVSIGTQGDLAINEGLATSGNVFLNVAGKTTQDGNGNITADGLALNGGDFELRNNGNVVGDIASEVGKVAFNNTGNLKVGKLTETDGNGTVVRTTTGVNNSGDVSIGTQGDLAINEGLATSGNVFLNISGKTTQDANGNITADGLALKGGDFDLRNASNWVGDIASRAKDVNFVNRSDVTVGRLTETALDGTQLDQIVGIGNTGKVQVVTTTGNITLAESVSTTSNASDAIVLNAGQSASAGVAAGGDVKADAGVTVSTGVGGRAVIYTGSLAGSTRMVDVVGSGSGNFRYNSDEQQSNFGRALGNSGVHAVYREQPTLVVSTNGTTTQTKVFDGSTTFDGGGIGGYDANGLWNGDTKQMLGNPLYSVGASGPGSHLINIGGLADLGYLIVSNPANANLTVTSSIDYEAVRQSVADATRVGAQQNSPHAPELDPAQPKPADWSDYGVEDGGLLLVDQGGTRANGNAGDSVSAAQAEDADSERELAGNVCSDGGVSAGGACAAYPPQTVFVVRGGVRLPSLAMRP encoded by the coding sequence ATGAACAGAGTTTACCGAGTCGTCTGGAATGCCGTGATGGGCGCATGGCAGGTGGCATCCGAGTTGGTCAAGAGCCACGGCAAGGACAAAAGCCGTACCTCGCTCAGCCTCGTCATCGGCGTGGGCGGCGGACTTTTCGCCTCGGTAGCGGCGGCGGGAGCGTTGCCCACCGGAGGGAACATTGTCGCGGGTAACGGCAGCATTCAGCAGAATGGCAACAACATGTCCATTCATCAGGGCAGCGACAAGCTCGCGATCGACTGGCAGGGCTTTTCCATCGGCAAAGGCAACACCGTCGAATTCGTCCAGCCTGGCAAGGCGTCGGTCGCCTTGAACCGTGTGCTGGGCTCGGATGTATCGGTAATCCAGGGCGCGCTGAAAGCCAACGGCCAGGTGTTCCTGGTCAACCCCAACGGCGTACTGTTTACCCCCGGCGCACAGGTTGATGTGGGCGGCCTGGTGGCCTCCACGCTCAACTTGAGCACCGAAGATTTCCTCGCTGGCAACTACCGTTTCAGTGGCAACAGTGCCGCCTCGGTGGTCAACCAGGGCAACATCAATACAGCGCAGGGCGGCACCATTGCCTTGATCGCCGCAAAAATCGTCAACGAAGGCAACATCACCGCGCACAAGGGCAATGTACTGCTCGGCGCCGGCAGTGTCGTGACGCTCGACCTGGGCGGGCCGGTGCAACTGGAAGTGAAAGAAGGCGCGCTTCAAGCGTTGATCGAAAACGGCGGCGCCATTCGTGCCGATGCCGGGCGCATCCTGCTGACCGCCCGTGCGGCGGAAACCCTCGCAAGCACCGTCATCAACAACACCGGGTTGATCGAAGCGCGTTCCCTGGACATCGGTGAAAATGGCCTGGTCACGCTGATGGGGGACCATGGCGATGTGCAAGTCGCTGGGCGTATCGATGTGTCCTCCGACACCGCCAAGGGCGGCAAGATCGTCGTGACCGGCGAGCGCGTGGCGATCAAGGCGGGTGCCGAGCTCGACGCCACCGGCGCCAAGGGTGGCGGCGAAATCAATGTGGGCGGCAGCTGGCAAGGCAAGGACCCGTCGATCAAACAGGCCAGCCAGACCACCATCGCCGCAGGTGCCGTGCTCGACGCATCGGCCACCGACAACGGCAAGGGCGGTACCGTGGTGGCCTGGTCGGATGTCAAGAAGCCGGGCAGCGTGACCCGCGTGGACGGCACCCTGAAAGCCACCGGCGGCGCCAAGGGCGGCGACGGCGGCAAGATCGAGACCAGCGGTGCGAAGCTGGCGGTGAGCAAGGCGGCCGATGCTTCGGCTAAAAACGGCAAGGGCGGCTTGTGGTTGCTCGACCCGGACAGCGTCACGGTGGGGCCGGGTGACGGAGGGTTGACCGGCGGCGCCAACGGGACAGAAGCCACGGTTGGCTTCAACGCGATCGATACGGCCCTGGCCGGCGGCACCGATGTGGCGATCAAGGCTGACAACAGCATCCACTGGAATGGCGACTACACCCCGTCGAGCATCAGCGGCGAGCGGACGCTGACCTTGCAGTCCGGACACAACGACGGCGGAACCGGCCGCTACGTCTTCGGCAATATTTTCCTCAACGGTGATATCGACGCCAGTGGCGCCGGCAATGGCAACAGCCTGGCATTGATTCTCAACGGCAAAGTCGCGCTCAACACCGATGTGAGCCTGAAAAGCAACGGCGGCAACGTCGTGTTTGCCGGCGTGGTGGACTCCGACGCGGTAGCCAACAACCGCCAACTGCGCGTCGATGCAGGTTCAGGTTCGATCATCTTCAGCGACATGGTTGGCGGTAACAGCGCGTTGGGCGCGCTGTACGCGACCACCAGTGGCGCCGGCAAAACCTACATCAACGGCGCGAAAGCCTTCACCATTGGCGAACAGGTCTACACCGGTGCCGTCGAGCTGGGCACTTCGCAGTTCCTGAACGCCGACTTCGAGAACGGCCTGGTCGGTTGGCAGACGTCCATCGCCCAGTTCTTCACCGGCGTCACCGTGGTCGACGGCGTAGTATCGCCGGATGACCCGACGCTCCCGACCACCTCGCCCACCAACGGCAATGCGCCGAGTGTTTCGCCTGGCGACCAGGGCGACATGAACTACAAACCGCTCACCCCGGTTGCCGCCGCTGGCCAGGGCAAGGACGGCGGCGCTGCGCTGCTGCTGGGTACCGAGAACAATTCCAACTGCCTCAACGCACCCGCCGGCTGCATCATGCGCGGCCCGTCGGTCGTGAGCGAGGGCACGGTTTCGCTGGCGGCAGGGGAGGCGGTCAGTTTTGATTACAAACCGGTCGCGGGCGGCGACACCTACGATGTCTTCGGCTATCTGTTGAACGTCAACACCGGCGAATACCAGATCATCCTGAACGAAACGGGGAACGGTACCGGCGCGGTGAATTGGCAAACCCGCACGGCAACGGCTGATAGGGCCGGCACGTACAAGTTCGTCTTCGTTTCCGGCAGCTTCGACCAGACCGCCGGCAAGCAGGTCGGTGGCTCGCTGTACGTCGACAACATCAAGACCAACACTTCGGGCAGCAAAGGCCTGCAGGGCAGTTCAATCACGTTCAACGGCAGCCTCAACAGCACCGATAACAACCTGGCCATCAAGGCGGACGATATCAACTTCAACGGTGGCGTTGGCAGCGTCACCGGCAACGGCAGCATCGCCCTTGAAACCAACACCCCGAGCAAGAACATTGCCGTGGGTGGCAGCACCGGCGATGCCCCCGGAGCGTTGGAGCTGACCGGCACCGACATCGGCGCACTGAGCGACGGGTTCACCTCCGTCAAGATCGGTGGCGCGGACATGACCGGTGACATCAACGTCATCGAGCAGACGCGCTTCAACGACAGCCTGGTCCTCGATGCCGGTACCGGCAATATCCACATCAATGACCAACTGACCGTGGCGGATGCACCGGGCACTGGTAACGACGACAACAAACCGGCTCCGGTGCTGGCGTTGCAAAGCAATGGCGGCAAGATCGACCAGACCGCTGGCGGCGCCATTACTGCCGATGGCCTGGTGCTGTTGGGTAACGGTGCCGTCCATGACCTGGACAACGCCGGCAACGACGTCAATACCATCGCCAGCAACACCGGCACGGTCAGCTTTGCCGATGTCGATGACCTGACCGTCGGCGTCGTGACCATTCCCGACAGCCAGACTCCGGCAAACCCGCAAGGCGTACCGGTTGCCGGCATGACCCAGACCGGTGACCTGAACCTTGTCTCCGACACCCTCACAGTCGGCCAGGCCTTGGTCACCCAGGGCGATACCAGCCTGAGCGCCGACGAAATCGACCTCGCCGCGAGCGTCGCCGGTGGCGGAAGCCTCACCCTGCAGCAGAAGACCGATGGCCTGGATATCCACCTGGGCGGCAGCGACGATCCGGAAGTGACCGGGCCAAACGATCCGCTGGTGCTGTCCGACGCCGACCTGGCCAATATCCAGGATGGCTTCGACAAGGTCGTCATCGGTAACGACAAGACGCGCAATATCACCGTCGACGACGAGGGCGCGACCTTCAAGGACGACCTGGCCCTGGTCGCCAACGGCGTCCTGGACCTGCTGGGCAATCTGGCGCTCAAGGATCCCGAAGGCACGGACGAGGACGGCGCCACCGGCAAGGGCCTGACCCTTAGCGTCGACGCGGGCAAAGGCGCGACCCAGGCAACTGGCGCGACCATCACTGCGGACGAACTGGCCTTGCGCGGCGAAGGTGATTTCAACCTGGGCAAGGGCGGGCATGACGTGAGTGTTATCGCCGCCGATGTCGGCAGCCTGAAATTCGCCGGTAACGGCGACCTGACCGTGGGCGTCGTGGACGGTACCGTGGGGATCACCTCCGATGAGGCGGTCACCCTGAAAACCGATCACGACCTGACGCTGGCCAAAGGCATCACCATCGAAAACGGCCCACGCGATGACGCCAACAATGGCGAAACCCGTGCCGACGACATCATCACCCTGGAAGTAGGGGGCAACACCACCCAATCCAGCGACGTCGGGGCCAAGCTGGATGCCAGTGGCCTGGTGCTGCTGGGCGGCAACTACGCGCTGAACAACTCGGGCAACGTGATCGGCGATATCGCCAGCGAGGCGGGCAAAGTCCGCTTCGACAACAACGGCGACCTCAAGGTGGGCACGCTGACCGCGACCCATGCCGACGGCACGCAGACCAGCCTCACCGGCGTGAACAACACGGGTGACGTGAGCATTGGCACCCAAGGCAATCTGGCAATCAACGAAGGGCTCGCCACCAGCGGCAACGTGTTCCTCAACGTCGCTGGCAAAACCACTCAGGATGGCAACGGCAACATCACTGCAGACGGTCTCGCGCTCAACGGTGGCGACTTCGAGTTGCGCAACAACGGCAACGTGGTGGGTGACATTGCGAGCGAGGCCGGCAAGGTCGCGTTCAACAACACCGGCAACCTGAAGGTCGGCACGCTGACTGAAACCGACGGCAGCGGCAACGTGGTCAAGACCACCACCGGCGTGAACAACACTGGCGACGTGAGCATCGGTACCCAAGGCGATCTGGCGATCAACGAAGGGCTCGCGACCAGTGGCAACGTGTTCCTCAACGTCGCTGGCAAAACCACCCAGGACGGCAACGGCAACATCACTGCCGATGGTTTGGCTCTCAACGGCGGCGATTTCGAGTTGCGCAACAACGGCAACGTGGTCGGTGATATCGCCAGCGAGGTGGGCAAGGTCGCCTTCAACAACACCGGTAACCTCAAGGTCGGCAAGCTGACTGAAACCGATGGCAACGGCACCGTGGTCAGGACCACCACCGGCGTCAACAACAGCGGTGACGTGAGCATCGGCACCCAAGGCGATCTGGCGATCAACGAAGGGCTCGCCACCAGCGGCAACGTGTTCCTGAACATCAGTGGCAAGACCACCCAGGACGCCAACGGCAACATCACCGCCGATGGCCTGGCACTCAAGGGCGGCGATTTCGACCTGCGCAATGCCAGCAACTGGGTCGGCGATATCGCCAGCCGCGCGAAGGACGTCAACTTCGTCAACCGCAGCGACGTCACCGTCGGCAGGTTGACCGAGACGGCGCTGGACGGCACCCAGCTGGACCAGATTGTCGGCATCGGCAACACCGGCAAGGTTCAGGTCGTTACGACGACCGGCAATATCACCCTGGCCGAGAGCGTCAGCACCACCAGCAACGCTTCCGATGCGATCGTGCTTAACGCCGGTCAATCGGCTTCGGCGGGCGTGGCCGCGGGCGGTGACGTGAAGGCTGATGCCGGCGTGACGGTGTCTACCGGCGTTGGTGGTCGGGCAGTGATCTACACCGGCAGCCTCGCCGGCAGCACCCGCATGGTCGATGTGGTCGGCAGTGGCAGCGGCAATTTCCGCTACAACAGCGACGAGCAGCAGAGCAACTTCGGCAGGGCGCTGGGCAACAGCGGCGTGCATGCCGTGTACCGCGAGCAACCGACCCTGGTGGTTTCCACCAACGGTACGACCACCCAGACCAAGGTGTTCGACGGCAGCACCACCTTCGACGGCGGCGGTATCGGCGGTTATGACGCCAACGGTCTGTGGAACGGCGACACCAAGCAGATGCTTGGCAACCCGTTGTACTCGGTGGGGGCTTCCGGCCCGGGCTCGCACCTGATCAACATCGGTGGGCTGGCTGACCTGGGTTACCTGATCGTCAGCAATCCGGCCAACGCCAACCTCACCGTGACCTCCTCCATTGACTATGAGGCCGTCCGGCAGAGCGTCGCCGATGCAACTCGCGTTGGCGCGCAGCAGAACTCGCCGCATGCCCCGGAGCTCGATCCGGCCCAGCCGAAACCGGCTGACTGGTCTGACTACGGCGTCGAGGACGGCGGTCTCCTGCTGGTGGACCAGGGCGGTACTCGGGCGAACGGCAATGCGGGCGACAGCGTTTCGGCCGCCCAGGCCGAGGACGCCGACAGCGAGCGGGAACTGGCCGGGAACGTCTGCTCCGACGGCGGGGTATCCGCCGGCGGCGCGTGTGCGGCCTATCCGCCGCAGACCGTGTTCGTCGTGCGTGGCGGTGTGCGCTTGCCAAGTCTGGCCATGCGTCCCTGA
- a CDS encoding ShlB/FhaC/HecB family hemolysin secretion/activation protein, which yields MHNKLMSCAAGLALLSTSPAWAATLPARPIPDAGRILQELPIPQQELPQSIRLDVEAPQPTQEKVGGAKVQLNAVRFTDNTRIDEARLQRVVAPAIGQALDLDALREVARQVTLYYREQGYPFARAYLPAQRMEKGELTIAVIEGRYGKVTAVNNDAKLAAQAQPFLDDLQPGDVIERERLERSILVLSDLPGVAVRPVIRPGEALGTGDLNAQVSKTETFEGKATLDNHGNRYSGRNRLTVQGDWNSPLMLGDRLSAAVMATDEDLYFGSLGYSMPLGTSGLRGNVGYAQSSYDLGAEFADLGATGTAEVSSIGLSYPLLRSNQANLMLAGQYQHKDLEDKYEVLGLSFEKSSNSLPISLQFDVRDTLFGGGITYGGATLTYGDLKLDSALREGDRQTAQTEGDFSKVNVDLARLQALPANFTLFARFLGQWSKDNLDSSEDFSLGGIDGVRAYPQSEGSGDEGMLTQIELRYPIDKLTPYLFWDAGKVRINHNEWADEENTRSISGGGVGLRAQYGQLSFDATVAWRHSGGEAQSDTRQENPQLLAQIGYSF from the coding sequence ATGCATAACAAACTGATGTCCTGCGCCGCCGGTCTGGCGTTGTTGTCCACCTCCCCGGCCTGGGCGGCGACTCTGCCGGCACGCCCGATCCCCGACGCCGGTCGTATCCTGCAGGAACTGCCGATTCCGCAGCAGGAGCTGCCGCAAAGCATTCGCCTGGATGTCGAGGCACCACAGCCGACACAGGAAAAAGTCGGCGGCGCCAAAGTCCAGCTCAACGCCGTGCGCTTCACCGACAACACCCGCATCGACGAGGCCAGACTGCAACGCGTCGTCGCCCCGGCCATCGGTCAGGCCCTGGACCTGGATGCGCTGCGGGAAGTGGCCCGGCAGGTCACGCTTTACTACCGCGAGCAAGGCTACCCCTTCGCCCGCGCCTACCTGCCGGCACAACGGATGGAGAAAGGCGAGCTGACCATCGCCGTGATCGAAGGCCGCTATGGCAAAGTCACCGCCGTCAACAACGATGCAAAACTGGCCGCCCAGGCGCAGCCGTTCCTGGATGACTTGCAGCCGGGCGACGTGATCGAGCGTGAGCGCCTGGAGCGCAGCATATTGGTGCTTTCCGACTTGCCGGGCGTGGCGGTGCGTCCGGTCATCCGTCCGGGTGAAGCGCTTGGCACCGGTGACCTCAATGCCCAGGTAAGTAAAACCGAGACCTTCGAGGGCAAGGCCACGCTGGACAACCACGGCAACCGTTATTCGGGGCGCAATCGCCTAACGGTACAAGGCGACTGGAACAGCCCGCTGATGTTGGGCGATCGCCTCAGCGCCGCGGTGATGGCCACCGATGAAGACTTGTATTTCGGCAGCCTCGGTTACTCGATGCCACTGGGCACCTCTGGCCTGCGTGGCAACGTCGGTTACGCCCAGAGCTCTTATGACCTGGGCGCCGAATTCGCCGACCTGGGTGCGACCGGTACCGCCGAAGTCAGCAGCATCGGCCTGAGCTATCCACTGCTGCGCAGCAACCAGGCGAACCTCATGCTGGCCGGGCAGTACCAGCACAAGGACCTTGAAGACAAATACGAAGTGCTCGGCCTGAGCTTTGAGAAAAGCAGCAACTCGCTGCCCATCAGCTTGCAGTTTGACGTCAGGGACACGTTGTTCGGCGGCGGCATCACCTACGGCGGCGCAACGCTGACCTACGGTGACCTGAAGCTGGATTCGGCCCTGCGCGAAGGCGACCGTCAGACCGCCCAGACTGAAGGCGACTTCAGCAAAGTGAATGTCGACCTCGCCCGCCTGCAAGCGCTGCCAGCCAACTTCACGCTCTTCGCCCGTTTCCTTGGCCAGTGGAGCAAGGACAACCTCGACTCCTCCGAAGATTTCAGTCTCGGCGGTATCGATGGCGTACGCGCTTATCCACAAAGCGAAGGCTCGGGCGACGAAGGCATGCTGACCCAGATTGAGCTTCGCTACCCGATCGACAAGCTCACGCCGTACCTGTTCTGGGACGCCGGCAAGGTGCGCATCAACCACAACGAGTGGGCCGACGAGGAGAACACCCGCAGCATCTCCGGCGGCGGTGTCGGCTTGCGCGCTCAATACGGCCAGCTGTCGTTCGACGCAACGGTCGCATGGCGCCACTCCGGCGGCGAAGCGCAAAGTGATACACGCCAGGAAAACCCGCAACTGCTCGCTCAGATCGGTTATTCGTTCTGA